One genomic window of Tatumella citrea includes the following:
- a CDS encoding aminoimidazole riboside kinase produces MKIWALGDAVVDLLPVGDMRYQACAGGAPFNVAVGAARLACDTAFIGRVGDDQFGRFLQKTLEEQGVDAGHIVRDASHRTSTVMVELAENGERSFSFLVNPSADQFLTTDDLPVFGRDILHFCSLALAAPSCRETTQLAVARIKAKGGWVSFDLNLREQMWADKQQMRTIIEQQCMNADILKLSDEELLWLADDDSKPWQQALKALQRFPAPLKIITRGKQGGVVIYQDKTVTFPGYIVESIDTTGAGDAFMAGLLAWLARHGMPEFSKLSPMISQASACGALATTRKGAIPALPTPVQLNHFLNDAGLLSAASA; encoded by the coding sequence ATGAAAATCTGGGCTCTGGGTGACGCCGTAGTCGATCTGCTTCCTGTCGGAGATATGCGTTATCAGGCCTGTGCTGGTGGTGCGCCTTTTAATGTGGCCGTCGGTGCTGCGCGTCTGGCCTGCGACACCGCTTTTATCGGCCGTGTCGGGGACGATCAGTTTGGTCGTTTTCTGCAAAAAACACTGGAAGAACAGGGCGTGGATGCCGGACATATTGTCCGTGATGCCAGCCATCGCACCAGTACAGTAATGGTTGAGTTAGCTGAAAACGGTGAACGCAGTTTTTCGTTCCTGGTGAATCCCTCGGCTGATCAGTTTCTGACTACTGATGACCTGCCGGTTTTTGGCCGCGATATTCTGCACTTCTGCTCGCTGGCGCTGGCGGCTCCATCCTGCCGTGAAACTACCCAACTGGCGGTCGCACGGATAAAAGCCAAAGGCGGATGGGTCAGTTTTGATCTCAATCTGCGAGAGCAGATGTGGGCAGACAAGCAACAGATGCGTACAATCATTGAACAACAATGTATGAATGCCGATATCTTAAAATTGTCGGATGAAGAGTTGTTATGGCTGGCGGATGATGACAGTAAACCGTGGCAACAGGCACTGAAAGCGTTGCAGCGTTTTCCCGCACCACTGAAAATTATTACCCGTGGCAAACAGGGCGGTGTCGTGATTTATCAGGATAAAACGGTCACTTTCCCGGGCTACATTGTGGAGAGTATTGATACTACCGGTGCCGGGGATGCCTTTATGGCAGGATTGCTTGCCTGGCTGGCGCGACATGGTATGCCTGAATTCTCAAAGCTCAGTCCAATGATTTCCCAGGCCAGCGCCTGTGGAGCACTGGCGACAACCCGCAAAGGGGCAATCCCGGCATTGCCGACTCCGGTACAACTGAACCATTTTTTAAATGACGCTGGTCTGCTCTCCGCTGCCAGTGCCTGA
- a CDS encoding FeoA domain-containing protein, producing the protein MPVLPGQHYLIRAFDPHMPPAFRQKLLSLGLLPGTRFQAGRIAPLGDPLEIHTASLTLMLRQRDLNLLILEPCAGFSGENRT; encoded by the coding sequence ATGCCAGTACTCCCCGGACAGCATTATCTTATCCGTGCTTTTGATCCACATATGCCTCCGGCTTTCCGGCAAAAACTATTATCCCTGGGTCTGTTGCCGGGGACTCGCTTTCAGGCTGGCCGGATTGCGCCACTGGGCGATCCTCTGGAAATCCATACTGCCAGCCTGACATTGATGTTGCGGCAACGTGATTTAAATCTGCTGATTCTGGAACCCTGTGCCGGTTTTTCCGGAGAAAACAGGACATGA
- the feoB gene encoding Fe(2+) transporter permease subunit FeoB yields the protein MIREPLTIALAGNPNTGKTTLFNQLTGSSQRVGNWAGVTVERKEGFFVTSNALVHLVDLPGLYSLTISVSEAAVDEQIAAQFIVSQQADVVINVTDASCLQRDLWLTLQLRATGIPCIMVLNMMDVAGQRAMAPDAVLLSQLLGCPVIPMISTRSEGTDQLKSAIDHLQRGAEQPLPPELMPVPPEIQRQVLQLAAEIKPEFKPPLRDWLAMQILEGDIVARDCLQNQESEQVSAAEFATDAVALQLAALRHQAGARITSQVIAADQARPHRLTQFVDRIAMDRFLGLPLFLLMMYLMFFLAINVGGALQPVIDQGTVTIFIHGILWLGQFLPFPVQVTEFIAYGLGGGINTVLPLVPQIGIMYLLMTFMEDSGYMARAAFVMDRLMQWLGLPGKAFVPLITGFGCNVPAVTGTRTLDSPRERLITMLMAPFMSCGARLAIFAVFSSLFFKQQGALAVFLLYLTGIVVAILTGLLLKHTLLRGESRPFVMELPLYHLPHLKSLVQQSWQRLRQFIWRAGRVIVLFSLLISGLNNFTLNGELAGPGNPPALQTVGRFLTPLLGPMGVKPDNWQATVGLITGAMAKEVVIGTLNTLYTSEQKDFNPQDFDPLNELREGWQETLDSLSSTFSVGALANLFLASQGDAEADSGAAVLMQQKFAGSSGAFCYLLFVLLYVPCASVIGAISRESQKRWMWFSVLWGLSIAWSVATLGWQLCSFSQQPLSAALIIAAVLLYNLLLIAVLSRCRPSPLKAVNSVAKCSGCDSESACH from the coding sequence ATGATCAGAGAACCGTTAACCATTGCGCTGGCAGGTAATCCAAATACCGGAAAAACTACCCTGTTTAACCAACTGACCGGGTCCAGCCAACGGGTGGGCAACTGGGCTGGGGTGACTGTTGAGCGTAAAGAAGGCTTTTTTGTTACTTCAAATGCACTGGTACATCTGGTGGATTTGCCTGGCCTGTATTCGTTGACTATCAGCGTGTCAGAAGCTGCCGTTGATGAACAAATTGCGGCACAATTTATTGTCAGCCAGCAGGCAGATGTAGTGATCAATGTGACGGATGCCAGCTGTTTGCAACGTGATTTGTGGCTGACGCTGCAGTTAAGGGCAACCGGGATTCCCTGCATTATGGTCCTGAATATGATGGATGTTGCCGGGCAACGAGCAATGGCACCTGATGCAGTATTACTCTCTCAACTATTGGGCTGTCCGGTCATTCCCATGATTTCCACCCGGAGTGAGGGAACAGACCAGCTTAAGTCTGCTATTGATCATTTGCAGCGCGGCGCTGAGCAGCCCCTGCCACCAGAACTGATGCCGGTGCCTCCGGAGATTCAGCGTCAGGTGTTGCAGTTGGCTGCAGAGATTAAGCCGGAGTTTAAGCCTCCCTTGCGGGACTGGCTGGCAATGCAGATTCTGGAAGGTGATATTGTTGCCCGCGACTGCCTGCAAAACCAGGAAAGTGAACAGGTATCCGCTGCCGAATTCGCGACTGACGCAGTGGCGTTGCAACTGGCAGCTTTGCGCCATCAGGCCGGAGCACGGATTACCAGTCAGGTTATCGCGGCAGATCAGGCCAGACCGCACCGTCTGACACAGTTTGTTGACCGCATCGCCATGGATCGCTTTCTGGGATTGCCGCTGTTTCTGCTGATGATGTACCTGATGTTCTTTCTGGCGATTAATGTGGGTGGAGCATTACAGCCGGTGATCGACCAGGGAACGGTCACGATATTCATCCACGGTATTTTATGGCTCGGGCAGTTTCTGCCATTCCCGGTTCAGGTTACTGAGTTTATCGCCTACGGGCTGGGTGGTGGGATCAATACTGTTCTGCCACTGGTGCCGCAGATTGGCATCATGTACCTGCTGATGACTTTTATGGAAGACAGTGGCTATATGGCCCGGGCGGCCTTTGTGATGGACAGGCTGATGCAATGGCTGGGGCTTCCCGGCAAAGCTTTTGTCCCGCTGATTACCGGCTTTGGCTGCAATGTGCCAGCGGTAACCGGCACCCGTACTCTGGATTCTCCCCGCGAGAGACTGATAACTATGTTGATGGCTCCGTTTATGTCCTGCGGTGCCAGACTGGCCATTTTTGCAGTGTTTTCGTCATTGTTTTTTAAACAGCAGGGTGCACTGGCGGTGTTTTTGCTGTATCTGACCGGCATTGTAGTGGCGATACTGACCGGCCTGTTGTTGAAACATACTTTGCTGCGCGGGGAATCGCGCCCCTTTGTCATGGAGCTGCCGCTCTATCATTTACCTCACCTCAAAAGTCTGGTGCAGCAAAGCTGGCAACGCTTACGGCAATTTATCTGGCGGGCAGGAAGAGTTATCGTGTTGTTTAGTTTGTTAATCAGCGGGCTGAACAATTTCACCCTGAACGGCGAGCTGGCAGGGCCCGGCAATCCCCCCGCATTACAAACCGTTGGCCGTTTTCTGACACCATTGCTGGGGCCAATGGGAGTGAAACCTGATAACTGGCAGGCGACCGTCGGGCTGATTACGGGGGCTATGGCGAAAGAGGTAGTTATTGGCACCCTGAATACACTCTATACTTCTGAACAGAAAGATTTTAACCCTCAGGATTTTGACCCGCTTAATGAACTGCGTGAGGGCTGGCAGGAAACTCTGGACAGTCTGTCATCGACCTTTAGTGTCGGTGCACTGGCAAATCTGTTTCTGGCCAGCCAGGGGGATGCAGAAGCAGACAGCGGTGCTGCTGTACTGATGCAGCAAAAATTTGCCGGAAGCAGTGGCGCATTTTGCTACTTGTTGTTTGTGTTGCTGTATGTACCCTGCGCATCGGTAATAGGGGCTATCAGCCGTGAAAGCCAAAAGCGCTGGATGTGGTTTTCGGTGTTGTGGGGGCTCAGTATTGCCTGGTCCGTGGCGACGCTTGGCTGGCAACTGTGCAGTTTTAGCCAGCAGCCACTCAGTGCGGCACTGATAATCGCTGCCGTGTTACTGTACAACCTGTTGCTGATTGCTGTTTTGTCTCGTTGTCGGCCATCCCCGCTGAAAGCGGTGAACTCTGTCGCTAAATGCAGTGGCTGTGATTCGGAATCGGCTTGTCACTGA
- the eco gene encoding serine protease inhibitor ecotin, which translates to MNKVSATLILLSATMASTASLAATEITDAQLKPYPAASEGMQRHVMVLPPLNNEQQYRVELVIGRKMETDCNHYRLAGRLTEETAKGWGYSYYTATVQPDAISTRMACTDSAKKTILVTLPAAAQQLIRYNSNLPLVVYAPTDVEVGYRVWQAAQQIVPSQVR; encoded by the coding sequence ATGAACAAAGTATCTGCCACTCTTATCCTGCTGTCTGCCACTATGGCCAGTACTGCTTCTCTGGCGGCAACGGAGATAACTGATGCACAGTTAAAACCTTATCCTGCAGCTTCGGAAGGGATGCAACGGCATGTGATGGTTTTACCCCCTCTGAATAATGAACAACAGTATCGGGTCGAACTGGTGATTGGCCGCAAGATGGAAACAGACTGCAACCATTACCGACTGGCTGGCCGGTTAACCGAAGAAACCGCGAAAGGTTGGGGCTACAGTTATTATACGGCGACAGTACAGCCAGACGCGATTTCCACCCGGATGGCCTGTACCGACAGCGCGAAAAAAACCATCCTGGTGACACTGCCTGCTGCTGCACAGCAGTTAATCCGTTATAACAGTAATTTGCCTCTGGTGGTGTACGCACCGACAGATGTTGAAGTCGGGTATCGGGTCTGGCAGGCCGCTCAGCAGATTGTCCCGTCACAGGTTCGTTAA
- a CDS encoding fructose-specific PTS transporter subunit EIIC — MNQRIVAVTACPTGVAHTFMAAEALKTAAEKLGFPIHVETRGSVGARNTLSDDDIQQADVVIVAADIELDLARFNGKRLYRTSTSMTLKKPEQTLTEALESATLYGSKVDAGSSATKTELPSVYKHLMTGVSHMLPLVVAGGLCIALSFVFGIQAFKQPGTLAAALMEIGGKAAFALMVPVLAGYISYSIADRPGLAPGLIGGMLAATGGAGFLGGIVAGFLAGYTARFLAQKIHLPTSMEALKPVLVIPLLATLVTGLVMIFVVGGPVARVMEGLTHFLASMTTANAVLLGVLLGAMQCFDLGGPVNKAAYTFGVGLLASQSYGPMAAIMAAGMVPALGMGIACWLAKSKFNTQELQAGKASFVLGLCFISEGAIPFAARDPMRVIPSTMTGGALAGGLSMYFGCTLMAPHGGLFVLAIPHAVGHVGMYLLSIIIGSLVTGGMYALLKPGLALNLAKS, encoded by the coding sequence ATGAACCAACGCATCGTGGCTGTCACCGCATGCCCTACCGGTGTCGCACATACCTTTATGGCCGCAGAAGCTCTGAAAACTGCTGCGGAGAAACTCGGCTTCCCCATTCATGTTGAAACCCGCGGCTCGGTGGGAGCACGTAATACTCTCAGTGACGACGATATCCAACAGGCAGACGTTGTTATCGTTGCGGCGGATATTGAACTGGATTTGGCCCGGTTCAACGGCAAACGACTCTACCGGACCAGCACCAGTATGACACTGAAAAAGCCGGAACAGACGCTGACCGAAGCGCTTGAATCCGCCACGCTCTACGGCAGCAAAGTTGACGCCGGTTCCTCTGCGACGAAAACCGAATTACCCTCAGTGTATAAACATCTGATGACCGGCGTGTCTCATATGTTACCGCTGGTGGTGGCCGGGGGGTTGTGTATAGCGCTTTCTTTTGTGTTTGGTATTCAGGCCTTCAAACAGCCGGGAACACTGGCCGCTGCGTTAATGGAAATTGGTGGTAAAGCAGCATTTGCCCTGATGGTGCCGGTGCTTGCCGGATATATCTCTTATTCGATTGCTGACCGTCCTGGCCTGGCGCCCGGGCTTATCGGCGGTATGCTGGCTGCCACCGGAGGCGCAGGATTTTTAGGCGGGATTGTGGCAGGTTTCCTTGCCGGATATACCGCTCGTTTCCTGGCACAAAAAATCCATCTGCCCACTTCAATGGAAGCCCTGAAGCCGGTACTGGTGATCCCGTTACTGGCAACGCTGGTGACCGGCCTGGTAATGATTTTTGTGGTTGGCGGACCGGTGGCACGCGTCATGGAAGGACTGACACATTTCCTCGCCAGTATGACTACCGCGAATGCCGTTCTGCTCGGAGTATTGCTTGGGGCTATGCAGTGTTTCGACCTGGGTGGACCTGTGAATAAAGCTGCCTATACCTTCGGGGTAGGTTTACTGGCATCACAGTCCTACGGCCCGATGGCAGCGATTATGGCGGCCGGGATGGTACCTGCGTTGGGGATGGGTATTGCCTGCTGGCTGGCAAAATCTAAATTTAATACCCAGGAACTGCAGGCAGGTAAGGCATCATTTGTGTTGGGATTGTGTTTTATCTCAGAAGGAGCAATACCCTTTGCCGCACGTGATCCAATGCGGGTGATCCCTTCCACCATGACCGGAGGTGCGCTGGCTGGTGGATTATCCATGTACTTTGGCTGTACTCTGATGGCTCCACATGGTGGTCTGTTTGTACTGGCAATCCCTCATGCAGTCGGCCATGTGGGCATGTATCTGCTGTCAATTATCATCGGCAGCCTGGTGACCGGTGGAATGTATGCCCTTCTGAAACCCGGACTGGCCCTCAATCTGGCGAAATCCTGA
- a CDS encoding shikimate 5-dehydrogenase, with translation MTRHLNKDTTICMSLAARPSNFGTRFHNFLYDALDLDYLYKAFTTKDLPGAIGGVRALGIRGCAISMPFKEQCIPLVDELDISASSIHSVNTIVNTDGYLKAYNTDYMAIAALLKQYQVNNQLSFVLLGSGGMAKAVACALKDAGFRDGRIISRNTESAEQLAEFCGFQTATELGSLQPQLLINATPVGMAGGSEEHSLAFSEDKIGAAQIIFDVVALPETTPLINCARELNKTVITGSEVFAIQAVEQFALYTGIRPSDELFKQAAAYSRQ, from the coding sequence ATGACCCGTCATCTGAATAAAGACACCACCATTTGTATGTCACTGGCCGCGCGCCCGAGTAATTTTGGTACCCGTTTTCACAACTTTCTCTACGACGCACTGGATCTGGATTATCTGTATAAGGCCTTCACCACCAAAGATCTGCCGGGAGCGATTGGCGGAGTCCGGGCGTTAGGTATCCGTGGCTGCGCAATTTCGATGCCATTTAAAGAGCAATGTATCCCACTGGTGGATGAGCTGGATATATCAGCATCATCGATTCATTCGGTGAACACTATTGTAAATACCGATGGCTATCTGAAAGCCTATAACACCGATTACATGGCGATTGCTGCCTTACTGAAACAGTACCAGGTGAATAACCAGCTGAGTTTTGTATTACTCGGCAGCGGCGGTATGGCTAAAGCCGTTGCCTGTGCACTTAAAGACGCAGGATTCCGTGACGGACGAATCATCAGTCGCAATACAGAAAGTGCCGAGCAACTGGCAGAGTTTTGCGGTTTTCAGACGGCCACTGAGTTAGGTTCACTCCAGCCACAGTTACTGATTAATGCCACACCTGTAGGAATGGCGGGTGGCAGCGAAGAACACTCTCTGGCCTTCAGTGAAGACAAAATTGGTGCAGCGCAGATTATTTTTGATGTGGTCGCTCTGCCGGAAACCACCCCGTTGATTAACTGCGCCCGTGAACTCAATAAAACAGTGATCACTGGTTCAGAAGTTTTCGCCATTCAGGCGGTAGAGCAATTTGCACTGTACACCGGTATTCGCCCGTCGGATGAACTGTTTAAGCAGGCAGCCGCCTACTCCAGACAATAA
- a CDS encoding SgrR family transcriptional regulator, with the protein MPETRLEQHYRRLLKLFPSRQASLTLGSLADQLCCSKRHMRGLLLRMQDAGWLEWQPSAGRGHHSLLTLRSSEQQLLLSKAEQLLDGGDIGSAVQLLDHEQPLVASLLRKKLGYNVRQDHQSLRIPYYRTMPNLFPGTPLRRSEAHLVKQIFSGLTRADPDTGAPQPDLAHFWSQQDELNWSFHLRPAIRFHDGKELTSKDVVASLTRSAAMPLFSHIRRVTAGGNLTVRIELSQPDPQLPLLLSDIAALILPFDYASRQNFASQPVGTGPYLVAENDQWHLRMQAFDDYFGYRGLLDEIEVIVWPLSGNIDELPAEGQTVASPAATPAAWLSSSLSDIEYTSGMAAGLSGTPADVSGEMFPEKGGYFLLCDSRSAYWQQMEYRRWIRELLNPYALIQRFIAPIRPFWVPAGSLLPDWLHTMDDGPTERPPLLSLPSGEATLTLAYHRQHPEFTMLACEMQHILQQQNITLRLLELEYEQWARGEAEADLWLGTVNFAVPESWNVGAWLLGMPLLKHSVSGGDMGQFAGWQQGWRDQSLNGKQLAREVLRNGWLQPLFHHWMRLKSPGHAQGIHLNNLGWFDFTRAWMIPPEPEQ; encoded by the coding sequence ATGCCTGAAACACGACTTGAGCAACATTACCGGCGTTTACTTAAATTATTCCCGTCACGTCAGGCCAGCCTGACCCTGGGCAGTCTGGCGGATCAGCTGTGTTGCAGTAAACGCCATATGCGGGGTCTGCTGTTGCGAATGCAGGACGCAGGCTGGCTGGAATGGCAGCCCTCAGCCGGGCGAGGGCATCATTCACTGCTGACTCTGCGTAGCAGTGAACAACAGTTGTTACTGTCAAAAGCGGAACAGTTACTGGATGGCGGGGATATCGGCAGTGCCGTGCAGTTGCTGGATCATGAACAACCACTGGTGGCTTCTCTGTTAAGAAAAAAACTGGGCTACAACGTTCGCCAGGATCACCAGTCCCTGCGTATTCCTTACTACCGGACAATGCCAAACCTTTTTCCCGGCACTCCGTTACGTCGTTCAGAAGCGCATCTGGTCAAACAAATTTTTAGTGGCCTGACTCGCGCTGACCCAGATACCGGGGCTCCGCAGCCAGATTTGGCGCATTTCTGGTCACAACAGGATGAGCTCAACTGGTCGTTTCATCTGCGTCCTGCCATACGGTTTCATGACGGTAAAGAGCTGACCAGCAAAGATGTGGTGGCATCATTGACTCGTAGCGCTGCGATGCCACTGTTCTCCCATATCAGGCGGGTAACTGCCGGGGGCAATCTGACGGTCAGGATTGAGCTCAGCCAGCCGGACCCTCAGTTACCCCTGTTACTGAGTGATATTGCAGCGCTGATTCTGCCTTTTGATTACGCATCACGGCAGAATTTTGCTTCGCAACCGGTGGGTACCGGGCCTTACCTGGTGGCCGAAAATGATCAGTGGCATTTAAGGATGCAGGCCTTTGACGATTATTTTGGTTATCGTGGCCTGTTGGATGAAATTGAGGTTATTGTCTGGCCATTGTCCGGGAACATTGATGAACTGCCTGCTGAGGGGCAAACCGTTGCTTCCCCCGCGGCTACACCAGCGGCCTGGCTCAGTTCCAGCCTGAGTGATATTGAATATACCTCAGGTATGGCCGCCGGGCTCAGCGGAACTCCCGCAGATGTTTCCGGTGAAATGTTTCCGGAGAAAGGGGGTTATTTTCTGCTGTGTGACAGCCGCTCCGCTTACTGGCAACAGATGGAATATCGACGCTGGATCCGTGAACTTCTGAATCCTTACGCATTAATTCAGCGCTTTATTGCGCCGATCCGTCCGTTTTGGGTACCTGCCGGTAGCCTGTTGCCGGACTGGCTTCATACGATGGATGACGGCCCGACCGAACGACCTCCACTGCTGAGCCTTCCATCCGGCGAAGCCACTCTGACTCTTGCATATCACCGGCAGCACCCGGAATTCACGATGCTGGCCTGTGAAATGCAACATATTTTGCAACAGCAAAATATTACTCTGCGGCTGCTGGAACTCGAATATGAACAGTGGGCGCGGGGTGAAGCAGAAGCGGATCTGTGGCTGGGTACCGTGAACTTTGCAGTGCCGGAAAGCTGGAATGTAGGTGCCTGGTTATTAGGTATGCCGTTACTGAAACACTCGGTGTCCGGTGGCGATATGGGGCAATTCGCTGGATGGCAGCAGGGCTGGCGCGATCAGTCACTGAACGGCAAACAACTTGCCCGTGAGGTACTGCGTAATGGATGGTTACAGCCGCTGTTTCATCACTGGATGCGGCTGAAAAGCCCCGGTCATGCCCAGGGCATCCATCTGAATAATCTTGGCTGGTTTGACTTTACACGGGCCTGGATGATACCGCCAGAACCGGAGCAATAA
- the alsS gene encoding acetolactate synthase AlsS, protein MQNSDKKTAWKCGADLVVAQLEQQQVKYVFGIPGAKIDRVFDSLEDSPIITIPVRLEANAGFMAGAIGRLTGKAGVALVTSGPGCSNLITSAATATSEGDPFVAIGGAVSRMDHLKQVHQTMDTVSMFRPVTKYAAEVTSSSAIAEVLANGFRAAEFGRPGASFISLPMDIINEPASGQVLPARLPSAGSAPRKAIAEVAELIRHAKDPVLLLGLMASQPKNADAVRRLLNNSQIPVTSTYQAAGVIDQNNFSRFAGRVGLFNNQAGDQLLRNADLIITVGYSPVEYEPAKWNPGTAKLVHIDVLPAESDSHYTPDTELVGDIAETLDLLTEQVSQRYVLSSGATRILQERQQQRELLAQKGHSLQQFAIHPLRLVRAMQDIVNNDVTLCVDMGSFHIWIARYLYSFRARQLLISNGQQTMGVALPWAIGAALVDPGRKVVSVSGDGGFMQSSMELETAVRLGVNILHIIWVDNCYNMVAIQEDKKYARTSGVDFGPIDFKAYAEAFGAKGFAVTSSDTLESTLRAAMDVQGPAVVAIPVDYSANSLLMSQLDLAQMF, encoded by the coding sequence TTGCAAAATTCAGACAAAAAAACAGCGTGGAAATGTGGCGCAGATTTAGTAGTCGCCCAGTTAGAACAGCAGCAGGTTAAGTATGTATTCGGGATCCCCGGAGCAAAAATCGACCGGGTGTTTGACTCACTGGAAGACTCACCGATTATTACAATACCGGTCCGGCTGGAGGCTAATGCAGGGTTTATGGCCGGAGCCATTGGACGCCTGACAGGCAAAGCCGGAGTAGCACTGGTCACTTCAGGTCCCGGTTGTTCTAACCTGATAACCAGTGCCGCAACAGCCACCTCCGAAGGCGATCCGTTTGTTGCTATCGGTGGTGCCGTCAGCCGGATGGACCACCTGAAACAGGTCCACCAGACGATGGATACCGTGTCAATGTTCCGGCCGGTGACTAAGTACGCAGCTGAAGTCACATCGTCATCGGCGATAGCCGAAGTGTTAGCCAATGGCTTCCGCGCTGCTGAATTCGGACGGCCCGGAGCCTCTTTTATCAGTCTGCCAATGGATATTATTAATGAACCTGCCAGCGGCCAGGTTCTCCCGGCACGTTTACCTTCTGCAGGCAGCGCACCGCGAAAAGCGATTGCTGAGGTAGCTGAACTTATCCGCCATGCTAAAGATCCGGTCCTGCTGCTGGGTTTGATGGCCAGCCAGCCGAAAAATGCTGATGCTGTACGCCGCTTGCTGAATAACAGCCAAATCCCGGTGACCAGTACCTATCAGGCGGCCGGTGTTATTGACCAGAACAATTTTTCACGCTTTGCCGGCAGGGTTGGCCTGTTTAATAACCAGGCCGGTGATCAGTTACTGCGCAACGCAGATTTGATCATCACCGTTGGCTACAGCCCGGTAGAGTATGAACCGGCAAAATGGAATCCCGGTACTGCAAAACTGGTACATATTGATGTGCTGCCAGCCGAAAGTGACAGCCACTATACACCGGATACTGAACTGGTCGGCGATATCGCTGAAACCCTCGATTTACTGACTGAGCAGGTCAGTCAACGCTACGTGCTTAGCAGTGGTGCTACCCGAATCCTGCAGGAACGCCAACAGCAAAGAGAACTGCTGGCGCAAAAAGGCCACAGCCTGCAGCAGTTTGCTATTCACCCGTTGCGCCTGGTCCGGGCGATGCAGGATATCGTAAATAATGACGTCACACTGTGCGTAGATATGGGGAGCTTTCACATCTGGATTGCCCGTTACCTGTACAGCTTCCGTGCCCGTCAGCTGTTAATTTCCAACGGCCAGCAAACCATGGGAGTTGCCCTGCCCTGGGCGATTGGTGCAGCACTGGTTGATCCCGGCCGCAAAGTTGTTTCAGTCTCCGGTGATGGCGGGTTTATGCAGTCGAGCATGGAGCTGGAAACGGCGGTCAGACTGGGTGTCAACATTCTGCATATTATCTGGGTGGATAACTGCTATAACATGGTGGCCATTCAGGAAGATAAAAAATATGCCAGGACTTCCGGGGTTGATTTCGGTCCTATCGACTTCAAAGCTTATGCCGAGGCTTTTGGTGCTAAAGGTTTTGCGGTGACCTCGTCTGACACCCTGGAAAGCACCCTGCGTGCTGCGATGGATGTCCAGGGACCGGCGGTGGTAGCTATTCCTGTGGATTACAGCGCTAATTCACTGCTAATGAGCCAGCTGGATCTTGCTCAGATGTTTTAG
- the budA gene encoding acetolactate decarboxylase — translation METASCGCTCLSDITRAALKLQHQRGENVIYQASLMSALLSGVYEGDTTIRQLLDHGDFGLGTFNHLDGEMIAFNSNVFQLRSDGTARPARAEQKTPFAVMTFFNPTHEYTITTPHTRQQIHQIIDENIASKNLFCALRIDGHFEKADTRTVPQQHRPYKPMMQAVEEQPVFHFEHQDGVLVGFLTPEYMQGVNVAGYHEHFINQQRSSGGHLLDYVIGEGRLTFGTIDKLVIDFPADNDFRNADLNPDDLSAAIQSVEG, via the coding sequence ATGGAAACAGCCAGTTGCGGTTGTACATGTCTCAGTGATATTACGCGGGCCGCCCTGAAACTACAGCACCAGCGCGGTGAAAATGTTATCTACCAGGCATCATTGATGAGTGCATTACTGAGTGGTGTCTATGAAGGTGATACCACCATCCGTCAGTTACTCGATCACGGCGATTTCGGCCTGGGGACCTTTAACCATCTCGACGGTGAAATGATCGCCTTTAACAGTAACGTGTTCCAGCTTCGCAGTGACGGTACTGCCCGCCCTGCCCGCGCAGAACAGAAAACACCGTTTGCTGTGATGACATTTTTCAACCCCACCCACGAATACACCATTACAACACCGCATACCCGGCAGCAAATTCATCAGATCATTGATGAGAATATCGCCAGCAAAAATCTGTTTTGTGCCCTGCGTATCGACGGGCATTTTGAAAAAGCCGATACGCGGACCGTCCCGCAACAGCACCGCCCTTACAAACCCATGATGCAGGCCGTAGAAGAACAGCCGGTATTTCATTTTGAGCATCAGGACGGCGTACTGGTGGGCTTCCTGACGCCTGAATATATGCAGGGGGTTAATGTGGCGGGCTATCACGAACATTTTATCAACCAGCAACGTAGCAGCGGAGGCCATCTGCTGGATTATGTTATCGGTGAAGGCCGCCTGACCTTTGGAACTATCGATAAACTGGTGATCGATTTTCCTGCCGACAACGATTTCCGTAATGCCGATCTCAATCCCGATGACCTGAGTGCTGCCATTCAGTCTGTCGAAGGTTAA